Part of the Microbacterium sp. Clip185 genome is shown below.
CCACCGCTCCTCGGTGCCCGTCGCGATCCACTGGGATCACGGCGGCAGCTACGAGCAGATGATCGTGGCCATCAAGTCCGGCTTCACCTCGGTGATGATCGACGCCTCGCTCCTGCCGTTCGAGGAGAACGTGGCCCTGACCCGCAAGGTCGTCGAGGCCGCGCACGCCGTCGGCATCCAGGTGGAGGGCGAGCTCGGCACGATCGGCGCGAACGACAGCTACGGCGAGTCGGGCGCCGCGGAGATCATCTACACGAACGTGGCGGATGCGGTGCGCTTCGTCGAGGAGACCGGCGTCGACAGCCTCGCGATCGCGATCGGCACCTCGCACGGTCTGTACCCCGCCGACAAGAACCCCGAGCTGCGCCACGACCTGCTCGAGGAGATCAAGGCGGCCGTCGGCATCCCGCTCGTCCTGCACGGCGGATCGGCGAACCCGGATGCGGAGCTGCGCCGGGCTGTGGAGCTGGGCGTCAACAAGATCAACATCTCCAGCGACATCAAGGTCTCGTACCACAACAAGATGCGCGAGATCCTCGGTACGGACGAGCGTCTGCGTGAGCCGAACGCCATCCAGCCGGGTGCGATCGCGGCGCTGAAGGTCACCGCGGCCGAGAAGATCGACCTGTTCGGGGCCACCGGCAAGGCCGCGCTGTACTGACCGGCAGGGTCACAGGATTCACGAGAGGGACGCCGTGGTGGGAAAGCTCGTTCTGGGGCTCGGTGGCACCGTCGACTATGAAGTGCGATGGGATGCGGCCGTGCTCGAGCAGCTGGCGCGCGCGTACGGCGTGCGTCGGGGCGAGCTGACCACCGCGGCGCCCATCGACGACGAGCGCGCACTCGTCGTCACGGTGCTGGGCTTCCTGGCCGCCGGAGGCGGCGGCGAGCGGTTCGTGGCCGCATCCGAGATCGTGACGCGGTTCGCCGCCCGGTTCGAGACGCGGGTGACCCTGGGCGGCACGGGCGTGCGCGCGGGGCTCGCGCTGGCGAGACTCGGCATCCCGAGCGTGCAGCACCTCGTGAGCATCGACGACAACGTGCGGCGGCTGCTGCCGCCCGAGCTCTCCTACGTCTGCTCGGCGACCCACGACACCCTCGACCCGCACCTCATCGTGCAGTACCCGGCGGGTGCCCGTGTCGGCCTCGTCGACGGCGAGGTGATCGCGCCCGCGCCGAACCGGATCATCTTCGCGAACGACGCGCCCAACCGCGAGATGGCACTGGCGCCGGAGCTGGCCGACGCGCTCGCCGACGCCGACGCCTTCCTCGTCTCCGGCTTCAACACGATGCAGGATGAGGCGCTGCTGCGTTCGCGCCTCGACCATCTGCGGGCGGCGATGACGCGCCTGCCCGCGGATGCGCTCGTCTACTACGAGGATGCGGGCTTCTACCGCCGCGAGTTCTCCGACATCGTCCGCGCGCGCCTCGGCGAGGTCATCGACGTGCACGGCATGAACGAGGACGAGCTGCAGGAGTACGTCGGGCGGCCCGTGTCGCTGACCGACGCCGCGGATGTCGCCGACGCGCTCGCCGCGGCCCAGCGGCTGATCGCGGCCCCTGCGCTCGTCGTGCACACGCGCTACTGGGCGATCGCGACAGGGCCGGAGGCCGGCCGCCACGGTCGGGCGCTCGAGAACGCCGTGCGGCTCGCCGCCACCCGGTACCGGCTCGGCGACGCCGCCACCGCGGACGACATGGCGGCCACGGCCGGGTTCGACCGGCATCCGGATGGTGAACGTGTCGTGTCGGAGGTGGCGCGCCTGGTCCCCGGCGCGGTGGGTGTCGCCGCGTACCGCATCGAGGTCGACTCCCCGACGACGATCGGCCTCGGCGACACGTTCGTCGGCGGGTTCCTGGCATGAGCGGGTTGCCGTCATGATCGTGCGGCTGCCGTCGAACCGGCCTGCCCGCCGCTTCTACCGCGGCGGGCGCGGGATCACCGACTTCCGTCGCGAGGCGCCCGCCGGCAGCTACGAGCCGGAGGACTGGATCGCCTCGTGCACGAGCGTGTTCGGTGAGCGCGAGGTCGGGTTGAGCCGGCTGCCCGGCGGCGCTCTACTGCGCGAGGAGATCGCGGCAGACCCCGAGCGCTGGCTCGGCGACGCGCACGTCGCCCGGTGGGGTGCCGACCCCCTGCTGCTCGTGAAGCTCTTGGATGCGGGGCAGCGGTTGCCCGTGCATGCCCATCCCGACGACGCGTTCGCCGCCGAGAGGCTGGGGCACGCGCACGGTAAGGCGGAGGGCTGGTACATCCTCCGCGGCGGCTGGGTGCATGTGGGCCTGCGTCGTCCCGTGGCGGCCAGTGAGCTGCACGACCTCGTCGAGAACCAGGACACGGCAGCGCTGCTCGATCTGCTGCACGCCGTTCCGGTGCGACCGGGCGATGTGGTGTGGATCCCGCCCGGCGAGC
Proteins encoded:
- a CDS encoding ADP-dependent glucokinase/phosphofructokinase, which gives rise to MGKLVLGLGGTVDYEVRWDAAVLEQLARAYGVRRGELTTAAPIDDERALVVTVLGFLAAGGGGERFVAASEIVTRFAARFETRVTLGGTGVRAGLALARLGIPSVQHLVSIDDNVRRLLPPELSYVCSATHDTLDPHLIVQYPAGARVGLVDGEVIAPAPNRIIFANDAPNREMALAPELADALADADAFLVSGFNTMQDEALLRSRLDHLRAAMTRLPADALVYYEDAGFYRREFSDIVRARLGEVIDVHGMNEDELQEYVGRPVSLTDAADVADALAAAQRLIAAPALVVHTRYWAIATGPEAGRHGRALENAVRLAATRYRLGDAATADDMAATAGFDRHPDGERVVSEVARLVPGAVGVAAYRIEVDSPTTIGLGDTFVGGFLA
- a CDS encoding class I mannose-6-phosphate isomerase gives rise to the protein MIVRLPSNRPARRFYRGGRGITDFRREAPAGSYEPEDWIASCTSVFGEREVGLSRLPGGALLREEIAADPERWLGDAHVARWGADPLLLVKLLDAGQRLPVHAHPDDAFAAERLGHAHGKAEGWYILRGGWVHVGLRRPVAASELHDLVENQDTAALLDLLHAVPVRPGDVVWIPPGELHAIGEGVLLLELQQPEDLSILLEWRGFELDGARDGHLGLGFARALEAVNLDRRAPADLARLVQHAPFAARPASVFPPEADPFVRLERHRVTDAVRLAAGFAVLVVTRGVLDIAGERAPAGSVFLVPAAEGDVAVTGEGELLVARPPAP
- a CDS encoding ketose-bisphosphate aldolase; protein product: MLYTGKSILDVANEHNFAIPAFNISDWAMFNGVMDISEEKQAPVIIAIHPDEVSHITTDLIAAMHSRAHRSSVPVAIHWDHGGSYEQMIVAIKSGFTSVMIDASLLPFEENVALTRKVVEAAHAVGIQVEGELGTIGANDSYGESGAAEIIYTNVADAVRFVEETGVDSLAIAIGTSHGLYPADKNPELRHDLLEEIKAAVGIPLVLHGGSANPDAELRRAVELGVNKINISSDIKVSYHNKMREILGTDERLREPNAIQPGAIAALKVTAAEKIDLFGATGKAALY